Part of the Methanobacterium paludis genome is shown below.
TGAGTTTCGGAATCTCTGCTATCATAGCACTCTACATCCAGACACCGTTTGGTGCCATAATGGCTATAACTTACTTTGTGACTGCTACATTAAGCTCAAATGCAATAGCATACTCAATTGGAAGGGTAA
Proteins encoded:
- a CDS encoding DUF2109 domain-containing protein, with the protein product MLIEIVGIIILLMAIRTLFARGRAERMLYLNAMSFGISAIIALYIQTPFGAIMAITYFVTATLSSNAIAYSIGRVKEEIILD